In the Piscinibacter sp. XHJ-5 genome, one interval contains:
- the rlmD gene encoding 23S rRNA (uracil(1939)-C(5))-methyltransferase RlmD codes for MTANNEWLQIESLDLEGQGVAHDAEGKVVFIEGALPGEQVQVQVHRRKNNWEQASMTALRRESSQRVTPRCRHFGICGGCKLQHFEIGAQVATKQRALEDGLWHLGKVRPERLLQAIAGPSWGYRYRARLSVRYVRKKDKVLVGFHERKSSYVADMDSCEVLPPHLSQMLVPLATLIEGMDQRERLPQIEVAVGSQITALVLRHLEPLSTADLQRLRAFAADHGIQWWLQPKGPDSAHPMEHGGPTLNYTLPEFGITMPFKPTDFTQVNHQINQVLVGRAMRLLEIQPDERVIDWFCGLGNFTLPIATRAREALGLEGSDALVARSRENAALNGLAGKTSFLARNLFEITPAEIAGYGYADKWLVDPPREGAFALAKALADLHADASSPSGYVPPKRIVYVSCNPATLARDAGLLVHQAGYRCIAAGAVNMFPHTAHVESIAVFEHA; via the coding sequence ATGACTGCGAACAACGAGTGGTTGCAGATCGAGTCGCTCGATCTCGAAGGGCAGGGCGTGGCTCACGATGCCGAAGGAAAGGTGGTATTCATTGAGGGCGCACTGCCGGGCGAGCAGGTCCAGGTGCAGGTTCATCGGCGCAAGAACAACTGGGAGCAAGCATCGATGACCGCGTTGCGGCGCGAGAGCTCGCAGCGCGTGACACCGCGCTGCCGGCACTTCGGCATCTGCGGCGGATGCAAGCTGCAGCACTTCGAGATCGGTGCCCAGGTTGCGACCAAGCAGCGGGCCCTCGAAGACGGCTTGTGGCACCTCGGCAAGGTCAGGCCCGAGCGCCTCCTGCAGGCGATCGCGGGGCCCTCCTGGGGCTACCGCTATCGCGCGCGCCTGTCGGTGCGCTACGTGCGGAAGAAGGACAAGGTGCTGGTCGGATTCCACGAGCGCAAGTCGAGCTACGTGGCCGACATGGACAGTTGCGAGGTGTTGCCGCCGCATCTGAGCCAGATGCTCGTGCCGCTGGCGACGCTGATCGAAGGCATGGACCAGCGCGAGCGCCTGCCGCAGATCGAGGTCGCGGTCGGCTCGCAGATCACGGCGCTGGTGTTGCGGCATCTCGAACCGTTGAGCACAGCGGATCTGCAGCGCTTGCGCGCATTCGCCGCCGACCACGGCATCCAGTGGTGGCTGCAGCCCAAGGGACCCGACTCGGCGCATCCGATGGAGCACGGCGGACCGACCTTGAACTACACACTCCCTGAGTTCGGCATCACCATGCCGTTCAAGCCAACCGACTTCACGCAGGTCAATCACCAGATCAACCAGGTGCTGGTGGGCCGTGCCATGCGATTGCTGGAGATCCAACCCGACGAGCGGGTGATCGACTGGTTCTGCGGCTTGGGCAACTTCACTCTGCCGATCGCCACCCGTGCGCGCGAGGCCCTGGGATTGGAAGGCAGCGATGCGTTGGTCGCGCGCTCGCGCGAGAACGCCGCGCTGAATGGCCTGGCCGGCAAGACGAGTTTTCTGGCGCGCAACCTGTTCGAGATCACGCCCGCAGAAATCGCGGGCTACGGGTATGCCGACAAATGGTTGGTCGATCCGCCCCGCGAAGGCGCCTTCGCCCTGGCAAAGGCGCTGGCCGATCTGCATGCCGATGCGTCATCGCCGTCGGGGTACGTGCCGCCGAAGCGCATCGTCTACGTGAGCTGCAATCCGGCGACCCTGGCGCGCGATGCCGGACTCCTGGTCCATCAGGCGGGCTACCGCTGCATCGCCGCCGGCGCTGTCAACATGTTCCCGCACACAGCCCACGTCGAGAGCATTGCGGTCTTCGAGCACGCGTAG
- a CDS encoding RlmE family RNA methyltransferase has product MKVKTKSKKVNKAWLHDHLADPYVKLAQKEGYRARAAYKLKEIDEELKILRPGQLVVDLGATPGAWSQYVRRRFAPKDAGAGGAAAGELNGTIIALDILDFEPIEGVTFIQGDFREDEVLGRLEHVVAGRPVDVVISDMAPNLSGVESSDSARIAHLVELAVEFAQNHLAPKGALVCKVFHGSGYSQLVKLFKERFRVVKPIKPKASRDKSAETFLVGIGLKSPKAPADTVS; this is encoded by the coding sequence ATGAAAGTCAAGACGAAGAGCAAGAAGGTCAACAAGGCTTGGCTGCACGACCATCTCGCCGATCCATACGTGAAGCTGGCACAGAAGGAGGGCTATCGCGCCCGCGCGGCCTACAAGCTCAAGGAGATCGACGAGGAGCTGAAGATTCTGCGGCCGGGGCAGCTCGTGGTCGACCTGGGGGCGACACCGGGCGCATGGAGCCAGTACGTGCGGCGCAGGTTCGCCCCCAAGGATGCGGGCGCCGGCGGTGCGGCCGCCGGCGAGCTCAACGGAACGATCATCGCGCTCGACATCCTCGACTTTGAGCCGATCGAAGGGGTCACCTTCATCCAGGGCGACTTCCGCGAAGACGAGGTGCTCGGTCGGCTCGAGCACGTGGTAGCCGGGCGTCCGGTCGATGTCGTCATCTCCGACATGGCGCCCAACCTGTCGGGGGTGGAAAGCTCCGACTCGGCGCGTATCGCTCACCTGGTGGAACTGGCCGTCGAGTTCGCGCAGAACCACCTCGCCCCAAAGGGCGCGCTGGTGTGCAAGGTTTTTCACGGCAGCGGCTACAGCCAGCTCGTGAAACTGTTCAAGGAGCGGTTTCGCGTCGTCAAGCCGATCAAGCCGAAGGCCTCCCGGGACAAATCAGCCGAAACCTTCTTGGTCGGTATCGGTCTCAAGTCGCCTAAGGCGCCCGCCGATACCGTGTCGTAG
- the carB gene encoding carbamoyl-phosphate synthase large subunit, translating into MPKRTDLHSILIIGAGPIIIGQACEFDYSGAQACKALREEGYRVILVNSNPATIMTDPEMADVTYIEPITWQVVEKIIAKERPDAVLPTMGGQTALNCALDLHKHGVLAKYGVEMIGANERAIEKAEDRLKFKDAMTGIGLHSAKSGIAHTMEEAWAVQKRITHEIGGTGFPMVIRPSFTLGGTGGGIAYNPEEFEEICKRGLDLSPTNELLIEESLIGWKEYEMEVVRDKADNCIIVCSIENLDPMGVHTGDSITVAPAQTLSDKEYQLLRDASIAILREIGVDTGGSNVQFSINPSNGRMIVIEMNPRVSRSSALASKATGFPIAKVAAKLAVGYTLDELRNDITGGATPASFEPSIDYVVTKIPRFAFEKFPAADSRLTTQMKSVGEVMAMGRTFQESFQKALRGLETGIDGLTERSTDREEIVQEIGEPGPERILYVADAFRIGMTLADVFEETAIDRWFLAQIEDIVKTERQLAGRSLASLSADELRYLKQKGFSDKRLAKLLGTHQHEVRARRHALNIRPVYKRVDTCAAEFATQTAYMYSTYDEECEAEPSDRKKIMVLGGGPNRIGQGIEFDYCCVHAALAMREDGYETIMVNCNPETVSTDYDTSDRLYFEPVTLEDVLEIVDKERPAGVIVQYGGQTPLKLALDLERAGVPIVGTSPDSIDIAEDRERFQKLLHELGLKQPPNRTARTEEQALQLAQEIGYPLVVRPSYVLGGRAMEIVHGDKDLERYMREAVKVSEKSPVLLDRFLDDAIEVDVDCIADGSDHADGVMIGGIMEHVEQAGIHSGDSACSLPPYSLSRALQDELRRQTTLMARALKVKGLMNVQFAIQGEGDKAVVYVLEVNPRASRTVPFVSKATGQPLAKIAARCMVGQKLSQQRGADGLAPREVIPPYFSVKEAVFPFNKFPGVDPILGPEMRSTGEVMGAGRSFGEAMLKSQLGAGSRLPTRGTVCITVKNSDKARAVEVARDLHALGFGLVATKGTAAAIAEGGVPVKAVNKVKDGRPHIVDMVKAGEIQLVFTTVDETRTAIADSRHIRQAALAHRVTYYTSMAGCEAAVEGMKHQADLVVMSLQELHAQLAAELH; encoded by the coding sequence ATGCCCAAGCGCACCGATCTGCACAGCATCCTCATCATCGGCGCCGGCCCGATCATCATCGGCCAGGCGTGCGAGTTCGACTACTCCGGCGCACAAGCGTGCAAGGCGCTGCGCGAAGAGGGCTACCGCGTCATCCTCGTCAACAGCAATCCGGCGACGATCATGACCGACCCCGAGATGGCCGATGTCACCTACATCGAGCCGATCACTTGGCAGGTCGTCGAGAAGATCATCGCGAAAGAGCGTCCCGATGCCGTGCTGCCGACCATGGGCGGCCAGACGGCGCTCAACTGCGCGCTCGACCTGCACAAGCACGGCGTACTGGCGAAGTACGGCGTCGAGATGATCGGTGCCAACGAGCGCGCGATCGAGAAGGCGGAAGACCGTCTCAAGTTCAAGGACGCGATGACGGGGATCGGCCTGCATTCGGCCAAGAGCGGCATTGCGCACACCATGGAAGAAGCGTGGGCGGTGCAAAAGCGCATCACGCACGAGATCGGCGGCACTGGCTTCCCGATGGTCATCCGCCCCAGCTTCACGCTCGGCGGCACCGGCGGCGGCATCGCCTACAACCCCGAAGAGTTCGAAGAGATCTGCAAGCGCGGCCTGGACCTGTCGCCTACCAACGAACTGCTGATCGAGGAGTCGCTGATCGGCTGGAAGGAATACGAGATGGAGGTCGTCCGCGACAAGGCCGACAACTGCATCATCGTGTGCTCCATCGAGAACCTCGACCCGATGGGCGTCCACACCGGTGATTCCATCACGGTGGCGCCTGCCCAGACGCTTTCGGACAAGGAATACCAGCTGCTGCGCGACGCCTCCATCGCCATCCTGCGCGAAATCGGCGTCGACACGGGCGGTTCCAACGTGCAGTTCTCGATCAACCCGAGCAACGGCCGGATGATCGTCATCGAGATGAACCCGCGTGTGTCGCGCTCGTCGGCGCTGGCATCGAAGGCCACGGGCTTTCCGATCGCCAAAGTGGCCGCCAAGCTCGCGGTCGGCTACACCCTCGACGAGCTGCGCAATGACATCACGGGCGGCGCGACGCCGGCGAGCTTCGAGCCCAGCATCGACTATGTCGTCACCAAGATCCCGCGCTTCGCATTCGAGAAGTTTCCGGCCGCCGATTCGCGTCTGACCACGCAGATGAAGTCGGTGGGCGAGGTGATGGCGATGGGCCGCACCTTCCAGGAAAGCTTCCAGAAGGCGCTGCGCGGACTGGAGACAGGCATCGATGGCCTCACCGAGCGCAGCACCGATCGCGAAGAGATCGTCCAGGAGATCGGCGAGCCCGGTCCCGAGCGCATCCTGTACGTCGCCGACGCATTCCGCATCGGCATGACGCTCGCCGATGTCTTCGAGGAGACGGCGATCGATCGCTGGTTTCTTGCGCAGATCGAGGACATCGTGAAGACCGAGCGGCAGCTCGCGGGTCGCAGCCTGGCATCGCTGTCGGCCGACGAACTGCGCTATCTGAAGCAGAAAGGCTTCTCCGACAAGCGCCTCGCGAAGCTGCTGGGCACCCACCAGCACGAGGTGCGCGCTCGGCGCCACGCGCTGAACATTCGCCCCGTCTACAAGCGCGTCGACACTTGCGCCGCGGAGTTCGCGACGCAGACTGCCTACATGTACTCCACCTACGATGAGGAGTGCGAGGCCGAACCCTCGGACCGCAAGAAGATCATGGTGCTCGGCGGCGGCCCGAACCGCATCGGTCAGGGCATCGAGTTCGACTACTGCTGCGTGCATGCCGCGCTCGCGATGCGCGAGGACGGTTACGAGACCATCATGGTCAACTGCAATCCCGAGACGGTGTCCACCGACTACGACACCTCCGACCGCTTGTACTTCGAGCCGGTGACGCTCGAGGATGTTCTCGAGATCGTCGACAAGGAGAGGCCGGCCGGCGTGATCGTGCAGTACGGCGGCCAGACGCCGCTGAAGCTGGCGCTCGACCTGGAGCGTGCCGGCGTTCCCATCGTCGGCACCTCGCCGGACAGCATCGACATCGCCGAGGACCGCGAGCGCTTCCAGAAGCTGCTGCACGAACTGGGGCTGAAGCAGCCCCCCAATCGCACCGCGCGCACGGAAGAGCAAGCGCTACAGCTCGCGCAGGAGATCGGCTACCCACTGGTCGTGCGGCCAAGCTACGTGCTGGGCGGGCGTGCGATGGAGATCGTGCACGGGGACAAGGACCTCGAGCGCTACATGCGCGAGGCGGTCAAGGTGAGCGAAAAGTCGCCGGTCCTGCTGGACCGCTTCCTCGACGACGCCATCGAGGTCGACGTCGACTGCATCGCCGACGGCAGCGACCATGCCGACGGTGTGATGATCGGCGGCATCATGGAGCACGTCGAGCAGGCCGGCATCCACTCGGGCGACTCGGCGTGCTCGCTGCCACCGTATTCGCTGAGCCGGGCGCTGCAGGATGAGCTGCGCCGGCAGACCACGCTGATGGCGCGCGCGCTGAAGGTCAAGGGCCTGATGAACGTGCAGTTCGCCATACAGGGCGAAGGCGACAAGGCTGTCGTGTACGTGCTGGAGGTGAATCCTCGCGCTTCACGCACCGTGCCGTTCGTTTCCAAGGCCACCGGCCAGCCGCTGGCCAAGATCGCGGCGCGCTGCATGGTCGGCCAGAAGCTTTCCCAGCAGAGGGGCGCCGATGGCCTTGCGCCGCGCGAAGTCATTCCACCGTACTTCAGCGTCAAGGAAGCGGTCTTCCCGTTCAACAAGTTTCCCGGCGTTGATCCCATCCTGGGGCCGGAGATGCGCTCCACCGGCGAGGTCATGGGAGCGGGCCGCAGCTTCGGCGAGGCAATGCTCAAGAGCCAGCTTGGCGCCGGCTCGCGCCTGCCCACGCGGGGCACGGTCTGCATCACCGTGAAGAACAGCGACAAGGCGAGGGCCGTTGAAGTGGCGCGGGACCTGCATGCATTGGGCTTCGGCCTGGTGGCCACCAAGGGAACGGCCGCGGCCATCGCCGAAGGGGGCGTGCCGGTCAAGGCGGTCAACAAGGTGAAGGATGGCCGCCCGCACATCGTCGACATGGTCAAGGCGGGCGAGATCCAGCTCGTGTTCACCACCGTCGACGAAACCCGCACCGCGATCGCGGATTCACGGCACATCCGCCAGGCGGCGCTGGCCCATCGCGTGACGTACTACACGAGCATGGCCGGGTGCGAGGCGGCTGTCGAAGGCATGAAGCACCAGGCCGACCTCGTCGTCATGTCACTGCAGGAACTGCACGCCCAACTGGCTGCAGAGTTGCACTAA
- the carA gene encoding glutamine-hydrolyzing carbamoyl-phosphate synthase small subunit has protein sequence MLPVLPPALLALADGTVFKGCSIGAPGETVGEVVFNTALTGYQEILTDPSYAQQIVTLTYPHIGNYGVAYEDVEAKKVFAAGLIVKDLPVLESNFRMAMTLAQYLKREGTVAISNVDTRRLTRVLRTSGAQNGCILTLPVGAEITRQLVAEAIAKAKAAPSMAGLDLAKVVSEKAPYEWTETEWTLGPGYGHQAAPRHHVVAYDYGVKRNILRMLASRGCRITVVPAQTPAAEVLKHKPDGVFLSNGPGDPEPCHYAIKATRELIDTGIPTFGICLGHQIMALASGAKTFKMKFGHHGANHPVKDLDTGRVSITSQNHGFAVDEKTLPSNLRATHVSLFDGTLQGLARTDKPAFCFQGHPEASPGPHDISYLFDRFVALMEKK, from the coding sequence TTGCTGCCCGTTCTGCCTCCCGCTCTGCTCGCACTCGCAGACGGAACTGTATTCAAGGGCTGCTCGATCGGTGCTCCGGGCGAGACCGTCGGCGAAGTGGTGTTCAACACCGCGCTGACCGGCTACCAGGAAATCCTCACCGATCCCAGCTACGCGCAGCAGATCGTCACGCTGACGTATCCGCACATCGGCAACTACGGCGTCGCCTATGAGGACGTCGAAGCGAAGAAGGTCTTTGCCGCCGGCCTGATCGTCAAGGACTTGCCGGTGCTCGAGTCGAACTTCCGCATGGCGATGACGCTGGCGCAGTATCTGAAGCGCGAAGGCACGGTCGCCATCTCCAATGTCGATACGCGACGCCTCACCCGCGTTCTGCGCACTTCCGGCGCGCAGAACGGCTGCATACTGACGCTGCCGGTGGGCGCCGAGATCACGCGGCAGCTCGTCGCCGAAGCGATCGCCAAGGCGAAGGCCGCGCCCAGCATGGCCGGCCTCGATCTCGCCAAGGTGGTCAGCGAGAAGGCGCCGTACGAGTGGACCGAGACGGAGTGGACCCTCGGCCCCGGCTACGGCCACCAGGCCGCACCGCGTCACCACGTGGTCGCTTATGACTACGGCGTCAAGCGCAACATCCTGCGCATGCTGGCCAGCCGCGGCTGCAGGATCACGGTGGTCCCGGCCCAGACGCCGGCCGCCGAGGTGCTCAAGCACAAGCCCGACGGCGTCTTTCTGTCCAACGGACCCGGTGACCCAGAGCCTTGCCACTACGCGATCAAGGCGACGCGTGAGCTGATCGATACCGGCATCCCCACGTTCGGCATCTGTCTGGGGCATCAGATCATGGCGCTTGCCTCGGGCGCGAAGACTTTCAAGATGAAGTTCGGCCACCATGGCGCGAATCATCCGGTGAAGGACCTGGACACCGGGCGGGTCAGCATCACCAGCCAGAACCACGGCTTCGCGGTCGACGAGAAGACCTTGCCGTCCAACCTGCGCGCCACGCACGTCTCGCTGTTCGACGGCACGCTGCAAGGATTGGCACGCACCGACAAGCCCGCCTTCTGCTTCCAGGGACATCCCGAGGCCTCACCCGGACCGCATGACATCTCGTACCTGTTCGACCGTTTCGTCGCGCTGATGGAGAAGAAGTAA
- a CDS encoding DUF4149 domain-containing protein, translated as MTRARCAAWLAGLWAGLLWAIALVGAPAAFAVATSEMAGRIAGRMFAQEAYLALALSMVLALLLRSRARAAAAAGTGSVLSADMLLALGALLCTVAGYFALQPMFAAARAGQGSWSFATLHGVSMSLYGLKALLVSVLAWRLAPQ; from the coding sequence ATGACGCGGGCGCGTTGCGCGGCGTGGCTGGCCGGGCTTTGGGCCGGCTTGCTGTGGGCCATTGCCCTCGTCGGTGCTCCCGCGGCTTTCGCGGTAGCGACTTCCGAAATGGCGGGACGCATCGCCGGGCGCATGTTCGCGCAGGAAGCCTATCTGGCGCTCGCGCTGTCGATGGTGCTGGCTCTGCTGCTGCGCAGCAGGGCCAGGGCGGCGGCGGCGGCCGGCACGGGATCGGTGCTGAGCGCAGACATGCTGCTGGCCCTGGGTGCGCTGTTGTGCACTGTCGCCGGCTACTTCGCGCTGCAGCCCATGTTCGCTGCGGCGCGGGCGGGGCAGGGCAGTTGGTCATTCGCCACCCTGCACGGTGTGTCGATGTCGCTGTACGGGCTCAAGGCCCTGCTGGTGAGCGTGCTCGCCTGGCGGCTGGCGCCCCAGTGA
- a CDS encoding Bax inhibitor-1/YccA family protein — MNESLQTVYAGGTGVALEQRNRVLRNTYWLLALSLVPTVLGAWVGVSTGVMNLMGAGMSAIIFLAGAFGFIFAIEKTKNSAAGVPVLLAFTFFMGLMLARLLSVILGFRNGPTLIMTAFGGTAGVFFAMASLATIIKRDLSGMGKFLFIGAVMLLVAGIINIFVQSSALMLTLSVIAIGLFSAFMLYDIKRVIDGGETNYISATLAIYLDLYNVFQSLLALLGFAGGERD, encoded by the coding sequence ATGAACGAAAGCCTGCAAACCGTCTATGCCGGTGGTACGGGCGTCGCGTTGGAACAGCGCAACCGCGTGTTGCGAAACACCTACTGGCTGCTCGCGCTGTCGCTCGTGCCGACCGTTCTGGGCGCCTGGGTCGGCGTCAGCACCGGCGTGATGAACCTCATGGGCGCCGGGATGAGCGCCATCATCTTCCTGGCGGGTGCCTTCGGTTTCATCTTCGCGATCGAGAAGACGAAGAATTCCGCCGCCGGCGTGCCGGTGCTGCTGGCCTTCACATTCTTCATGGGCTTGATGCTGGCTCGGCTGCTGTCGGTCATCCTGGGCTTCCGCAATGGCCCGACGCTCATCATGACCGCCTTCGGCGGCACGGCTGGCGTGTTCTTCGCGATGGCTTCGCTGGCGACCATCATCAAGCGCGACCTGTCCGGGATGGGCAAGTTCCTGTTCATCGGCGCAGTGATGCTGCTGGTGGCCGGCATCATCAACATCTTCGTGCAGTCGAGCGCACTGATGTTGACCCTCTCGGTGATCGCGATCGGCCTGTTCTCCGCCTTCATGCTGTACGACATCAAGCGGGTCATCGACGGCGGCGAAACCAACTACATCAGCGCCACGCTGGCGATCTACCTCGACCTGTACAACGTGTTCCAGAGCCTGCTGGCCCTGCTGGGCTTCGCCGGCGGCGAGCGCGACTGA
- a CDS encoding YhbY family RNA-binding protein encodes MPAIQLTTAQRKDKRAEAHHLHPVVIIGGEGLTPAVVKETDGALNAHGLIKVRVFSDDRDTRDSILTALADQLNAAPIQHIGKLLVLWRPVPEKSKAEREDRMPAPKVVKILKFSKSGNHRPQIKKVKVLGNQRIAAGGSLKRAKRRTTSIKKTAAD; translated from the coding sequence ATGCCTGCGATCCAACTCACCACCGCCCAGCGCAAGGACAAGCGCGCTGAAGCTCATCATCTGCACCCCGTGGTGATCATCGGCGGCGAAGGACTCACGCCGGCCGTCGTGAAGGAGACCGACGGGGCGCTGAACGCCCACGGCCTGATCAAGGTACGTGTGTTCTCCGACGATCGCGACACGCGCGACAGCATCCTCACCGCGCTGGCCGACCAGCTCAATGCCGCCCCCATCCAGCACATTGGCAAGCTGCTCGTGCTGTGGCGCCCCGTGCCGGAGAAGTCCAAAGCGGAACGCGAGGACCGCATGCCGGCGCCGAAGGTCGTCAAGATTCTCAAGTTCTCCAAGAGTGGAAACCACCGTCCCCAAATCAAGAAGGTCAAGGTGCTGGGCAATCAACGCATTGCCGCCGGCGGCAGCCTAAAACGCGCGAAACGGCGCACCACTAGCATCAAGAAGACAGCCGCCGACTGA
- a CDS encoding heme-binding protein, whose translation MNHKPMLTLNDLKRIASASEAEATAHGWAVSIAIVDDGGHLLWLQRLDDASPLSSHIAPAKARTAALGRRESRVYEEMINQGRTSFLSVPLAEGLLEGGVPVMVEGQCIGAVGVSGVKSSEDAQIAKAGIAALGL comes from the coding sequence ATGAACCACAAGCCCATGCTCACCCTGAACGACCTGAAGCGCATCGCGTCGGCGAGCGAGGCGGAGGCCACGGCCCACGGCTGGGCTGTGAGCATCGCGATCGTCGATGATGGCGGACACCTGCTGTGGTTGCAGCGGCTGGATGATGCTTCGCCGCTTTCGTCACACATCGCGCCGGCGAAGGCACGGACCGCAGCGCTGGGACGGCGCGAGAGCCGCGTGTATGAGGAGATGATCAATCAGGGACGGACCTCGTTCCTGAGCGTTCCGCTCGCGGAAGGACTGCTCGAGGGAGGCGTGCCCGTGATGGTCGAGGGGCAATGCATCGGTGCCGTCGGCGTGAGCGGCGTGAAGTCGTCGGAGGATGCGCAGATCGCCAAGGCGGGCATAGCGGCGCTCGGCCTGTAG
- the greA gene encoding transcription elongation factor GreA yields MATIPLTRRGAEKLKDELQRLKSVERHAVIQAIAEARAQGDLSENAEYEAAKDKQGFIEGRINEIEGKLAAAQIIDPSGLDAGGRVVFGSTVDLEDESTGAQVTYQIVGDDEADLKQGLISISSPIARALIGKEAGDVADVQAPGGIKSYEIVEVRYV; encoded by the coding sequence ATGGCCACCATTCCGCTCACCAGAAGAGGCGCCGAAAAGCTCAAGGATGAGCTGCAACGACTGAAGTCGGTGGAGCGCCACGCCGTCATCCAGGCCATCGCCGAAGCGCGCGCGCAAGGCGACCTGTCGGAGAACGCCGAGTACGAGGCCGCCAAGGACAAGCAGGGCTTCATAGAGGGCCGGATCAACGAGATCGAGGGCAAGCTTGCCGCCGCGCAGATCATCGATCCGTCGGGGCTAGACGCCGGCGGCAGGGTCGTGTTCGGCTCTACCGTCGACCTCGAGGACGAGTCGACCGGCGCGCAGGTCACCTACCAGATCGTTGGCGATGACGAAGCCGATCTGAAGCAGGGGTTGATCTCGATCAGCTCGCCGATCGCTCGGGCGCTGATCGGCAAGGAAGCCGGCGACGTGGCGGACGTGCAGGCGCCCGGCGGCATCAAGAGCTACGAGATCGTCGAAGTTCGCTACGTCTGA